A section of the Glandiceps talaboti chromosome 8, keGlaTala1.1, whole genome shotgun sequence genome encodes:
- the LOC144438708 gene encoding F-box/LRR-repeat protein 3-like codes for MEWESRKDKPKPYTCSNPDSALPTEESRYESYEPKYHDNKVSIVSTASVIKKSSRQRAITQQMKSQFKETNSFKELDWSSLPSVILIKIFKLLSLLERARASMICKNWNEVYHSPDLWRSFEFEFNKEDTSYFKSTPPDLVKTVLQQHTHHLKYVSLKVDSSRESAETACGILSQLVNCSLNTLVLMSAAQPSFQLVSQKNFASALTVVFVNSRALSSLAIDDTPVDDPSLKVLVANSRDTLTLLKMSSCPHVSPAGILCVADYCHGLHELALNYNHLTDDLLMALSSEKHVKLKQLRVDVATEDNGVAPTHHISSESWIAISSHSPEMNLVMYFYVTEDVHFDPFFEVETPVTHLYFGRSVARAVIARVGGNCPKLQELVICANGNYPLDDEVVKIARNCNNLTSVGLSECELSCSALVEVARICGSRLQELFVMEDVLTEDGMYDRETAYLTMSKYLGRFWVPDCMPYW; via the exons ATGGAGTGGGAATCCAGAAAAGACAAACCGAAACCATACACATGCAGTAATCCAGACAGCGCCCTCCCAACTGAAGAATCTCGCTATGAGTCGTATGAACCAAagtaccatgacaacaaagtgTCGATTGTATCCACTGCCTCAGTAATAAAGAAATCATCACGACAACGAGCCATAACACAGCAGATGAAAAGTCAATTCAAAGAAACAAATTCATTCAAGGAGCTAGACTGGTCAAGTCTACCCTCGGTGATTCTCATCAAAATCTTCAAGCTGTTGAGTCTTTTGGAACGAGCTCGCGCATCAATGATTTGCAAGAACTGGAACGAAGTTTACCATTCACCAGACTTGTGGAGATcctttgaatttgaattcaaCAAGGAAGATACATCATACTTCAAATCCACACCACCAGATCTGGTGAAGACAGTGTTGCAACAACATACACACCACTTGAAGTACGTCAGTCTAAAAGTAGACAGCAGTAGAGAGTCAGCTGAGACAGCATGTGGTATCTTATCTCAGTTGGTCAACTGTTCCCTCAACACCTTGGTCCTCATGTCAGCAGCACAACCAAGCTTTCAGCTTGTCTCCCAGAAGAACTTCGCATCTGCATTGACAGTGGTGTTTGTCAACTCCAGGGCGTTGTCATCGCTCGCTATTGATGATACCCCTGTGGATGATCCATCTCTGAAAGTACTGGTTGCCAATAGTAGGGATACGCTGACTTTGCTGAAGATGAGTAGTTGTCCCCATGTCTCACCAGCAG GTATTCTGTGCGTGGCTGATTACTGCCATGGTTTACATGAGTTGGCGCTCAACTACAATCACCTCACTGATGATCTCCTCATGGCATTATCCAGTGAGAAACATGTCAAGTTGAAGCAGCTTCGTGTCGACGTAGCAACGGAGGATAATGGAGTAGCACCAACTCATCACATTTCAAGTGAAAGTTGGATTGCCATATCAAGCCATTCTCCAGAGATGAATCTTGTCATGTATTTCTACGTCACTGAAGATGTTCATTTCGATCCTTTCTTTGAAGTTGAAACGCCCGTCACCCATCTTTACTTTGGACGTTCTGTAGCCAGGGCTGTTATCGCAAGAGTTGGGGGAAACTGTCCCAAGCTCCAAGAACTGGTGATCTGTGCAAATGGTAACTATCCTTTGGATGATGAGGTTGTAAAAATCGCCCGCAACTGTAACAATCTGACATCAGTAGGTTTAAGTGAGTGTGAGTTATCGTGCTCTGCACTTGTTGAAGTTGCACGTATCTGTGGTAGTCGTCTGCAAGAGCTGTTTGTAATGGAAGATGTGTTGACAGAGGATGGCATGTATGATAGAGAGACAGCGTATCTGACCATGTCTAAGTATCTTGGGAGATTCTGGGTACCTGATTGTATGCCATACTGGTGA